The Microbacterium esteraromaticum genome contains the following window.
TGCGCGGTGCGCTCGATCACGCCGAGACGATCTACACGCTGCCGGTGACCGACGCGGGGCGCCGCGTCGTCGGCGTGGTGAGCCTGCGCGATCTGCTCGCGGCGGCGTCGGATGCCCGGATCGCCGACCTCATGGTCGACGCGCACGTCGCGAGTGCCGATGAGCACGCCGAGGCCGCCGCGCGCCGCGCGACGGACCTCGGGTTGCTGGCGCTTCCGATCGTGGACAGCGAGCAGCGCCTGGTGGGCGTGCTGACGATCGACGACGCCGCGCGCATCCTCAAGCAGGAGGAGAGTGAGGATGCTGCCCGCCAGGGCGGCGTCGAACCTCTGCGGCGCTCATACCTGTCGACACCCGTCCGACGGCTCGTGCGCTCGCGCGTGGTGTGGTTGCTGGTGCTCGCGGTCGGCGCCACGCTGACGGTGCAGGTGCTCGACGCGTTCGAGGCGACGCTGGCGCAGATGACCGTGCTCGCACTGTTCGTGCCGCTGCTGATCGGCACGGGCGGCAACACGGGCAACCAGGCGGCGACCACCGTGACCCGCTCACTGGCACTGGGCGAGATCACCCCGCGCGATGTGGGCAAAGTGCTCGTGCGCGAGATCTGCGTCGGTTTCAGCCTCGGCCTATTGCTGGGACTGTTGGGGTTCGCGCTGGCGGGGCTCGCGTATGACTGGCATGTCGGTCTCGTGATCGGGCTGACGCTCATCGCGATCTGCACGGTTGCGGCTTCCATCGGCGGGATCAT
Protein-coding sequences here:
- the mgtE gene encoding magnesium transporter; protein product: MTPKQLQHISEIADAIEQSIDRGDLAQASAALTPMPVPEIVELLDRLSVENAAIVYRLLAKGRALDVFEALSPGTQSDLVQAMRHTEVATLFAEMDPDDRVWLLDELPASVAPQLLRGLPPHERELTASVLGYPDNAIGRRMSPEVVVTHPQLTVGETMQRVRGALDHAETIYTLPVTDAGRRVVGVVSLRDLLAAASDARIADLMVDAHVASADEHAEAAARRATDLGLLALPIVDSEQRLVGVLTIDDAARILKQEESEDAARQGGVEPLRRSYLSTPVRRLVRSRVVWLLVLAVGATLTVQVLDAFEATLAQMTVLALFVPLLIGTGGNTGNQAATTVTRSLALGEITPRDVGKVLVREICVGFSLGLLLGLLGFALAGLAYDWHVGLVIGLTLIAICTVAASIGGIMPLIARAIKVDPAVFSNPFITTFVDATGLIIYFLIAKAVLGL